The Synechococcus sp. UW69 DNA segment GGCCATGCTCGGCTTCATTTCTCTGCTGGCCACTGAGTTGGCACTGGGCGGCGAATCCTTCGTTCACGGGCTGCTCGGCCTGGGTTAATCCTCTCGCGCTCCGGAGGGATGGCTGGCCAGACTTGATGAATGGCTCCATCCCTTCCTGAAATACGCGTTCTGGGTGCTGGTCCAACCGGTGCCCTCACAGCACTTGCCCTCGGCCTCAATGGTCAGCGTGTCGTCCTGTTTGACCCGTTGACAGCTTCCGAACTTCAGGCAAGAAGCCGGGCCTACGCAATCACACATTCCAGTCGTCGGCTGCTGACGACCCTCGGGCTCTGGGAGGACCTCTCCGATGCCTTGGTGCCCTTCCGAGAACTGGATTTACGGGACGGTGCCACGAATTCTCGGGTCCTGTTCGGCCAGGCCGATCTCGCTGCCGCCAACAGGAACCACGATGGAATTGGTTGGATCCTGGATCACCGTCCATTGATGGAGCTGTTGCTGGCCCGACTGCAGGGCCACAACAACGTTGAATTGCATCTGGCAGAACCATGCCCTGACCCAAGCCCAGATGCCCTGGTCGTTGCGGCTGATGGACCTGCTTCCCCCACCCGAGAATCCTGGGGAATCCGTCACTGGCAGATGCGTTATCGCCAGGGTTGTCTCACTGCCAAGGTCGTTCTGCGGGGACTCACCCACGACAGAGCCTGTGAGTTGTTTCGGCCGGAAGGACCGTTCGCTGTCCTGCCTTTGGGGCAGGGACGCTTCCAGGTGGTGTGGAGCGCACCCTGGCAGCGTTGCCAACAGCGCAGCACGCTGAAGCGCAGTCAGTTTCTGGATCAGCTGGCCGCCGTTCTTCCCCCAGGAATTGAGCCAGATCGTTTGCTCGATCAACCCAGAGCTTTCCCTCAACAATGGCTGCTAGCTCGGCGCTTTCACCGCGGTAGAGGCGTGCTGATCGGAGAAGCCGCTCACCGCTGCCATCCCGTAGGAGGGCAGGGGCTCAATCTGTGTTGGCGCGATGTTGATGGTCTTCTCTGCGCCGTGCAACGGGGCGGCAGCGCCGCAACGATCGCGAGGAACTACGGGATGAGCCGCTGGCTGGATGTGCTCCAAGTGGGTTTGGCGACTGATCTTCTGGTGCGTGTGTTTTCCAACCGCCAACCGCTGCTGTTGCCGCTGCGGCGCTTGGCTCTGCAGCTGCTGAAACAGTTTTCTGGTCTGCGCAGGCTCAGCCTGCGGGCCATGAGTGACGGCCCCATGCAGCTTTGGCAGGCGTTGCCAAACTGATAGCAGCGCCGGTCAAGACCATGGTGTTGTGCAGCCATCGGCAACCTCCACCAGCCGACTCCCTGCTGCAATTTCTTCAGCGTCGGCTGGGACTGAGCCCCAGTGCCCTTGAACTGGGGCAACGCCAGGCGGAACTGGAACAGGCCCCACTGCCGATCGTGCTTTGGAGCTTTGGCTTGTTGAGCTTGAACCAGCTCGAAGAGGTCTTCGACTGGCAGAACAGTCAGCCGTAACGCAACAACGCTTCCACGGGTTGACCTGCGGGCAACGCTTGGCGCCCACCAAGCCCCTCCAGCTCGATCACAAACGCAAAACCCACCAAGCAACCACCGGCCTGCTCCACCAGTTGTCCCGTCGCTGCAGCCGTTCCACCCGTGGCAAGCAGATCGTCCACCACAAGCACCCGCGGCGAATTTTCAAAGGCATCGGCTTGGATCTCTAGCCGATCGGTGCCGTACTCCAGGGCGTAATCCAAACCAACCACCTCACCGGGAAGCTTTCCGGGCTTCCGCACAGGCACGAAGCCAAGTCGTCGGTCGCTGGCCAGAGGAGCCCCAAAAATGAAACCCCGGGATTCGATCCCCACGATCAGATCAGGCTTCACCTCATCGCACACCCGGCCCAGCTGCCGGATCACTTCAGCCATGGCCTCTGGTGATCGCAGAAGCGGGTTGATGTCTCGGAACAAAATTCCAGGCTTGGGAAAGTCGGGAATTGAGCGAATGTGCGACTGAAGATCCAAATCCAGGTGACGCAATGGCATGGCCCCTGGCATCATCGCAGCCATGACTGAAGCTCCATCGTCCAGCATTCTCCAAGGGGGTGCACGACTTAGCCGACGGGGCGTTGAGCGTCTCGATCTGCTGTTGCTGACCATCGAGGCTCTCGACCTCAATGGTGGCGAGGCGATGGTCTGGACCAGCCAGCAGATGGGCCTCCAGGCTCAATTCCCTAACCGGGTTGAGCTCTGGAAGCGGCGTTGTCACAACCCCCTGAG contains these protein-coding regions:
- a CDS encoding DUF2949 domain-containing protein, with amino-acid sequence MVLCSHRQPPPADSLLQFLQRRLGLSPSALELGQRQAELEQAPLPIVLWSFGLLSLNQLEEVFDWQNSQP
- a CDS encoding adenine phosphoribosyltransferase — its product is MMPGAMPLRHLDLDLQSHIRSIPDFPKPGILFRDINPLLRSPEAMAEVIRQLGRVCDEVKPDLIVGIESRGFIFGAPLASDRRLGFVPVRKPGKLPGEVVGLDYALEYGTDRLEIQADAFENSPRVLVVDDLLATGGTAAATGQLVEQAGGCLVGFAFVIELEGLGGRQALPAGQPVEALLRYG
- a CDS encoding FAD-dependent monooxygenase, which translates into the protein MAPSLPEIRVLGAGPTGALTALALGLNGQRVVLFDPLTASELQARSRAYAITHSSRRLLTTLGLWEDLSDALVPFRELDLRDGATNSRVLFGQADLAAANRNHDGIGWILDHRPLMELLLARLQGHNNVELHLAEPCPDPSPDALVVAADGPASPTRESWGIRHWQMRYRQGCLTAKVVLRGLTHDRACELFRPEGPFAVLPLGQGRFQVVWSAPWQRCQQRSTLKRSQFLDQLAAVLPPGIEPDRLLDQPRAFPQQWLLARRFHRGRGVLIGEAAHRCHPVGGQGLNLCWRDVDGLLCAVQRGGSAATIARNYGMSRWLDVLQVGLATDLLVRVFSNRQPLLLPLRRLALQLLKQFSGLRRLSLRAMSDGPMQLWQALPN